From one Humulus lupulus chromosome 8, drHumLupu1.1, whole genome shotgun sequence genomic stretch:
- the LOC133793676 gene encoding protein REVEILLE 4-like isoform X2 — translation MCMGLPGTSSMPPPANSTPSSTAAAANTTLLGVPPNKKIRKTYTITKTRQSWTEQEHEKFVEGVQLFNRDWKKIEAFIGSKTVIQIRSHAQKYFEKILKSGKSELVPPPRPKKKAAHPYPHKAPNNAPNVAHVTAVIGAPTTCVNPITDPPLAPWRCSSVLPINFAQIEKDDGRLFVPTIPTIANNSGYSSEINDPIYTQAMRVVPEPDISQLYNFIGNIFDPYEVGHSQKRRQMDPLNFKSALWMMTNLSNNLKSPMVEELYKFLSSNNLNEEKVMPSACPNNFSSIS, via the exons ATGTGTATGGGCTTGCCCGGGACCAGTTCGATGCCGCCGCCGGCGAATTCCACACCGTcgtctactgctgctgctgctaataCGACGTTGCTCGGGGTCCCTCCGAATAAGAAGATCCGAAAAACCTATACGATTACCAAGACGAGGCAGAGCTGGACGGAGCAGGAGCATGAAAAGTTTGTTGAAGGTGTTCAATT ATTTAATCGCGACTGGAAAAAGATTGAAGCATTTATTGGTTCAAAAACTGTCATTCAG ATCCGTAGTCATGCACAGAAGTATTTTGAGAAAATTCTGAAAAGTGGGAAAAGCGAACTTGTACCTCCTCCTCGACCAAAGAAGAAGGCTGCTCATCCTTACCCACATAAAGCCCCTAATAATG CTCCAAATGTTGCTCATGTCACTGCAGTCATTGGGGCTCCAACGACATGTGTAAATCCCATTACCGATCCTCCATTGGCTCCTTGGAGATGTAGTTCTGTACTGCCAATCAATTTTGCACAAATAGAAAAAG ATGATGGGAGGTTATTTGTCCCTACAATCCCTACAATTGCAAATAACAGTGGCTATAGTAGTGAAATAAATGATCCTATCTACACTCAGGCAATGAGAG TTGTGCCAGAGCCAGACATTTCTCAATTGTATAATTTCATTGGGAATATCTTTGACCCTTATGAAGTTGGCCACTCTCAGAAACGGAGACAAATGGATCCCCTAAATTTTAAATCA GCATTGTGGATGATGACTAATttatcaaataatttaaaaagtcCGATGGTAGAGGAACTT TATAAGTTCCTTTCATCCAATAATCTCAACGAGGAGAAGGTGATGCCATCTGCCTGCCCAAACAACTTCTCATCCATATCATAG
- the LOC133793676 gene encoding protein REVEILLE 4-like isoform X1, with protein sequence MCMGLPGTSSMPPPANSTPSSTAAAANTTLLGVPPNKKIRKTYTITKTRQSWTEQEHEKFVEGVQLFNRDWKKIEAFIGSKTVIQIRSHAQKYFEKILKSGKSELVPPPRPKKKAAHPYPHKAPNNAPNVAHVTAVIGAPTTCVNPITDPPLAPWRCSSVLPINFAQIEKDDGRLFVPTIPTIANNSGYSSEINDPIYTQAMRVANNSRYDVTETESSLRSVPSSEIYNPGAYYSQGIKVVPEPDISQLYNFIGNIFDPYEVGHSQKRRQMDPLNFKSALWMMTNLSNNLKSPMVEELYKFLSSNNLNEEKVMPSACPNNFSSIS encoded by the exons ATGTGTATGGGCTTGCCCGGGACCAGTTCGATGCCGCCGCCGGCGAATTCCACACCGTcgtctactgctgctgctgctaataCGACGTTGCTCGGGGTCCCTCCGAATAAGAAGATCCGAAAAACCTATACGATTACCAAGACGAGGCAGAGCTGGACGGAGCAGGAGCATGAAAAGTTTGTTGAAGGTGTTCAATT ATTTAATCGCGACTGGAAAAAGATTGAAGCATTTATTGGTTCAAAAACTGTCATTCAG ATCCGTAGTCATGCACAGAAGTATTTTGAGAAAATTCTGAAAAGTGGGAAAAGCGAACTTGTACCTCCTCCTCGACCAAAGAAGAAGGCTGCTCATCCTTACCCACATAAAGCCCCTAATAATG CTCCAAATGTTGCTCATGTCACTGCAGTCATTGGGGCTCCAACGACATGTGTAAATCCCATTACCGATCCTCCATTGGCTCCTTGGAGATGTAGTTCTGTACTGCCAATCAATTTTGCACAAATAGAAAAAG ATGATGGGAGGTTATTTGTCCCTACAATCCCTACAATTGCAAATAACAGTGGCTATAGTAGTGAAATAAATGATCCTATCTACACTCAGGCAATGAGAG ttGCAAATAACAGTCGCTATGATGTTACTGAAACTGAAAGCTCTCTAAGGAGTGTGCCATCTAGTGAAATATATAATCCTGGGGCCTACTACTCACAGGGAATAAAAG TTGTGCCAGAGCCAGACATTTCTCAATTGTATAATTTCATTGGGAATATCTTTGACCCTTATGAAGTTGGCCACTCTCAGAAACGGAGACAAATGGATCCCCTAAATTTTAAATCA GCATTGTGGATGATGACTAATttatcaaataatttaaaaagtcCGATGGTAGAGGAACTT TATAAGTTCCTTTCATCCAATAATCTCAACGAGGAGAAGGTGATGCCATCTGCCTGCCCAAACAACTTCTCATCCATATCATAG